In Amycolatopsis sp. EV170708-02-1, the following are encoded in one genomic region:
- a CDS encoding phosphatase PAP2 family protein: MSGRAPYGLVAVTCAVIMVVLGVLVSGEGLSGPDELAVKWVERSFGPDTVLLRLLVLPTEAYVLIPVAVLAVLCLIGGRRLEAVLTIVGPLVAILANTWVLKPLFDRWKYTYLAYPSGHTVALVAVLTVLVLLARPGVATAVIATVGAVVLCGVTIGMIGLGYHYLTDVVGGTLFAVATVCATWVLLTWAARRRAPVPSDG; this comes from the coding sequence ATGAGCGGAAGAGCGCCGTACGGGCTGGTCGCGGTGACGTGCGCCGTGATCATGGTCGTGCTCGGGGTGCTGGTCTCCGGCGAAGGTCTCTCCGGCCCCGACGAACTCGCCGTCAAGTGGGTGGAGCGCAGCTTCGGCCCCGACACCGTCCTCCTACGGCTCCTCGTGCTGCCGACCGAGGCCTACGTCCTGATCCCGGTCGCGGTCCTCGCCGTCCTGTGCCTGATCGGCGGCCGCAGGCTCGAAGCGGTGCTGACCATCGTGGGCCCGCTCGTCGCGATCCTCGCGAACACCTGGGTCCTCAAACCGCTCTTCGACCGCTGGAAGTACACCTACCTCGCCTACCCCAGCGGGCATACCGTCGCGCTGGTCGCGGTGCTGACCGTGCTCGTCCTGCTCGCCCGCCCCGGCGTCGCGACGGCGGTGATCGCGACCGTGGGCGCGGTGGTGCTCTGCGGCGTGACGATCGGCATGATCGGCCTCGGCTACCACTACCTGACCGACGTCGTGGGCGGCACGCTGTTCGCCGTCGCGACCGTGTGCGCCACGTGGGTCCTGCTCACCTGGGCTGCACGGCGTCGCGCGCCAGTGCCGTCAGACGGCTGA
- a CDS encoding FAD-dependent oxidoreductase produces the protein MRITVVGGGVIGLSCAHRLAGAGHDVTVLTDAAPGETTSAVAGGVLFPPLAANSDRVDRWTTTSVEEYRTLGAPGIRMLRGTYIVPREAAPPSWALAMPGLDHEPGRLTFTTALVDTPVYLAWLAGEVAALGVRTEYRTVSRLADLDADLVVNAAGLGGGRLAGDGTVVPVGGQVVHLADPGLTEWIVDGSTPVLRHVIPHGRHVVCGGTQEPGRDSVEPDPGVTADIVRRCRELVPALADAPVLGAKVGLRPFRPEVRLEREGRVVHCYGHGGAGITVAWGCADDVLALV, from the coding sequence ATGCGGATCACGGTGGTCGGCGGCGGGGTGATCGGGCTGAGCTGCGCGCACCGGCTGGCGGGCGCCGGGCACGACGTCACGGTGCTCACCGACGCCGCACCGGGGGAGACGACCTCCGCGGTCGCGGGTGGCGTGCTGTTTCCACCGCTGGCGGCGAACTCCGACCGGGTCGACCGCTGGACCACGACGAGCGTCGAGGAGTACCGCACCCTCGGTGCTCCCGGGATCCGCATGCTCCGGGGGACCTACATCGTCCCGCGCGAGGCGGCGCCGCCGTCGTGGGCGCTGGCCATGCCGGGCCTCGACCACGAACCCGGGCGGCTCACCTTCACCACCGCGCTGGTCGACACCCCGGTGTACCTCGCCTGGCTCGCCGGGGAGGTCGCCGCGCTGGGCGTGCGGACCGAGTATCGCACCGTGTCGCGTTTGGCCGACCTCGACGCGGATCTCGTGGTGAACGCCGCCGGGCTCGGCGGGGGACGGCTGGCGGGCGACGGCACGGTGGTGCCGGTCGGCGGCCAGGTCGTCCACCTCGCCGATCCGGGGCTGACCGAATGGATCGTCGACGGCTCGACGCCGGTGCTGCGGCACGTGATCCCGCACGGCCGTCACGTCGTCTGCGGTGGCACGCAGGAGCCCGGCCGCGATTCGGTCGAGCCGGACCCCGGCGTGACCGCCGACATCGTGCGCCGGTGCCGCGAACTCGTGCCCGCGCTGGCCGACGCGCCCGTGCTGGGCGCGAAGGTCGGCTTGCGGCCGTTCCGGCCCGAGGTGCGGCTGGAGCGGGAGGGCCGCGTCGTGCACTGCTACGGGCACGGGGGCGCGGGGATCACGGTGGCCTGGGGTTGCGCCGACGATGTCCTGGCCCTGGTCTAA